A single Osmerus mordax isolate fOsmMor3 chromosome 9, fOsmMor3.pri, whole genome shotgun sequence DNA region contains:
- the LOC136949300 gene encoding transmembrane protein 179 has protein sequence MALDNLIFAQCILYFFAFVFSFISVVPLSENTEDFRGKCLLFTHGMWQNENITVSKQRFIVEEWGRESSCSFITFVGIASLVVSAVQAWRLLFFLCKGHDDSIFNAFLNLLISSLMVFMVFLSSTIISVGFNLWCDAVTEGGSMPSSCEDLQDTDLELGLDNSAFYDQFAIAQFGLWACWLAWLGIAVMAFLKVYHNYRQEDLLDSLIHEKELLLGRSSRRGSDGRDRKKGLI, from the exons ATGGCCCTCGATAATTTAATATTCGCGCAATGTATCCTCTATTTTTTTGCTTTTGTGTTCAGTTTCATTTCCGTTGTGCCTCTCTCCGAAAATACGGAAGATTTTCGGGGAAAATGTTTGCTTTTCACGCATGGAATGTGGCAGAATGAAAATATCACAGTATCGAAACAGCGCTTCATCGTTGAGGAGTGGGGACGGGAGTCCTCATGCAGTTTCATCACTTTTGTCGGGATAGCTTCCCTTGTCGTGTCTGCAGTGCAGGCGTGGAGACTGCTTTTCTTTCTTTGCAAAGGGCACGACGA ttCCATCTTCAATGCCTTCCTGAACCTGCTCATCAGCTCTCTGATGGTGTTCATGGTCTTCCTGTCCAGCACCATCATCAGTGTGGGATTCAACCTGTGGTGTGACGCTGTCACAGAAGGGGGCAGCATGCCCAGCAG CTGTGAGGACCTTCAGGACACGGATCTGGAGCTGGGGTTGGATAACTCTGCCTTCTATGACCAGTTTGCTATTGCTCAG TTTGGGTTGTGGGCGTGCTGGCTGGCATGGCTGGGCATCGCGGTGATGGCCTTCCTCAAGGTCTACCACAACTACAGACAGGAGGATCTTCTGGACAGCCTGATCCACGAGAAAGAACTGCTCCTGGGGCGATCCTCGCGCCGAGGCTCCGACGGCAGGGACCGGAAGAAGGGCCTGATATAG